Genomic DNA from Pseudomonas sp. CCC3.1:
TGTGTGAGTTTGAGCAGCAAGATGGCGCCCGTAATCACGCCGGGCGCTATCAGATTCACAGTTGGGGGCCGATCGATAAAGCCTGGGTTGGTCAGCACCTGGCGCAGATCAAACAGGTGCTGGGCTACCCTTGAAGGGTTTGACTCGGCGCATGCCGATGTGTGGGATGTCATCTTCAAGGTACGTTTCGCCTTCGGCGCTGAACCCGTGCTGCTCATAAAACGGCTGCAAATGCGCCTGTGCAGACATGAACACCGGCTGACCCGACCAGTACGCTTCGATGTTTTTCAGGGCCTCTTCAATCAGCGTGTGCCCCAGCTTTTGCCCGCGACCCGCAGGGGCAATGATCACGCGGCCAATCACCACGTCACCGCCTTGAGACTCAGGGTCCAGCAGGCGCGCATACGCCACCAGTTTGTCGTTTTGCCAGCCCATGACGTGCAGCGTATCGCCTGACAGGTCTTGCCCGTCGACGTCTTGATAGGCGCATTTCTGCTCGACGACGAAGACTTCCGAGCGCAGCTCCAGAATGGCGTAGAGCTGTTCTTTGCCCAGATCGCTGTGGTGTTTGCAGAGCCAGTCAGTGGTCACGGTATTGTCCTTGTTATCAAAACGATGACCCGATAGTAGGCGTGATGCTGAGTCACGCCAAGTCGCGAGACGGGCTACGGCGCTTTGACCAAATGCGCAGCCAAGGTGCGCAGTGGGCCCAGTTGGCGGCAAATCAGTGCCAATTGGGTTTGCACCAGCCGCTGGTTCTCATCGATGTCATCCGGCATCTGTTCCAGTTCGTTGGCCAGGGCTTCTTCCTCGTCACTCTGTACGGCCACCGGAAGCTTGGCGGCCAGGCCTTGGGCAATCAGGTCGATGCTGTCAGCGATGCGCCGTCCCGCGCCTTCGATCAGGTGTTCGCGCATTTCAACCGGCAACTCGGTGTCGCGGTGCGCGCCCAGACCCGACAAATAGCTGAGCAAGGTGTGTGACAGCACCAGAAAGCGGAAGCCCATGTCGGCGTCCTTACGAAAGTGCCCCGGCTCCATCAGCATGTTGGCCAGTGTGGTCGACAGCGCAGCGTCGGCGTTGTGAGCGTTACGACGCGCCAGTCGATACGCCAGGTCGTCGCTTTTGCCCTGGGCATATTGCTGCATGATCTGGCGCAGGTACTGGCTGTTACAACTCAAGGTATTGGCCAGCACCTGATTGAGCCGCCGACCCTGCCAGTCCGGCAAGAACAAGAACACCGCCGCGGCTGCAATCACGCTGCCCACCAAGGTATCGAACAGCCGTGGCAGGAACAGCCCGTAGCTGTCGCCCACCTGATTGAAGCAGAACAGAATCATCAGCGTGATCGCCGCCGTGCTCAGGGTGTAGCGCGTGGTGCGGTTGATAAAGAACACCACCCCTGCGACCACTGCAAACATCGATTGCACCAGTGGGTTAGGGAACAGATCAAACAGCGCCCAGCCCACAGCCAGACCAATGGCGGTGCCGATGATCCGCTGGCTGAACTTGCGTCGCGTCGCGCCGTAACTCGGCTGGCACACGAACAGCGTGGTGAGGATGATCCAGTAACCCTGGCTTGGGTGAATCCAGTGCACCATCCCGAAGCCGATGCTCAGTGCCAACGGCAAGCGCAGGGCGTGGCGGAAGATCAGCGAGGTTGGCGTCAGGTGCTGACGCAAGCGCGACCACACATCCTTGAGGTTACGGGGCGAGCGGTCCAGCAGGCTGCTGTCGGTCGCGTCGGCCAGGGTGTCGGGGTTGCTGGCATCGCTCAACAAACGGTCCAGCGTGCCGAGGTTGGCCGCCAGTGCGCGCAATGAACGCAGCAGCCCGCGCCAGGCCGGGTTGCTCTGGATGCGCAAGTGTTCGAGGGAGGCGTGCAGGTCGCTCAGCGCCTCGGCAAAGCTGTCGTCATAGACAAACGGCTGGCGCAGCTTGATTGAGTCCGACAGGCGCTGACAGGCCACGCCTTGCTGGCGCAGCAGGCGTTGGCAGCGGAACATCACGTCACTGTGGAAAAAGGCATCGGCCAGTGCGTTATACGGGTAGTGCGATGAACTGGCGCGTTCGTGGATGTCTTGCGCCAAAAAGTACAGCTTGAGGTAGCGGCTGAGCTTGGTGCCCGGTCGCGAGTTGCCGACCCGGTGCAGGATGATTTCTTTGGCGGTGTTCAGCGCGGCCACAACCCGGCCGTTTTGGCGGGCCAGTTCCAGTCGGCCCGCTTCTACATCGAGGTTGCGAACCGGTTCAAACAGCGACGATTTGAGCTTGAGGTACAGGCCAAGCTCCCAGAACAGTCGCGACAGACTTTGCTGCACCGGCTGATTGGAAAACAGTGCCTGCCACAGCACCGAGAGCATTCCGTACCAGGCCGCGCCTGCCACCAGCAGCAAGGGTTCATGCCAGAAGTCGGTGACTTCGCCGCCGCGTTGATCCACGCCAATCATGGTGTACACGGCCAGAATCAGCGTCGCAGAGGCAATTGCCCCATAGCGTTCACCCAACGCCCCGAGCATGGTCAGGGCAAAGCCCGCCAGTGCCAGCGCACAGACCATCAGCCAAGGGTAGGGGAAGAGCAGTTCAACACTGATTGCCGAGGCGCTGAAGCACACCAGCGTGACCAGCAACGCGTTCAGGCGGCCTTGCCAACTGTCATCGGTCTCTGACAAAGCGCTGGCGATAATCCCCAAAAACAAAGGAATCAGCAGCGACATCTCGTCGTGATACCAGCAAAAAGCCATGCTGCCGGTCAGGGCGATGAACACCCGAACGCTGTAACTGAACTTGTCCCGCGCCCACAGACGGCGCAGCGAATGGCTGAAGCTTTTCGATGACATGAAGTGGCGGTGCCTTGCGAATCGATTCGCTAAATTGAGCCAGATAAGACGCCAGCGCAATGGCACTGTTCACATCGAACAGAAAAT
This window encodes:
- a CDS encoding GNAT family N-acetyltransferase, producing the protein MTTDWLCKHHSDLGKEQLYAILELRSEVFVVEQKCAYQDVDGQDLSGDTLHVMGWQNDKLVAYARLLDPESQGGDVVIGRVIIAPAGRGQKLGHTLIEEALKNIEAYWSGQPVFMSAQAHLQPFYEQHGFSAEGETYLEDDIPHIGMRRVKPFKGSPAPV
- the yccS gene encoding YccS family putative transporter, producing MSSKSFSHSLRRLWARDKFSYSVRVFIALTGSMAFCWYHDEMSLLIPLFLGIIASALSETDDSWQGRLNALLVTLVCFSASAISVELLFPYPWLMVCALALAGFALTMLGALGERYGAIASATLILAVYTMIGVDQRGGEVTDFWHEPLLLVAGAAWYGMLSVLWQALFSNQPVQQSLSRLFWELGLYLKLKSSLFEPVRNLDVEAGRLELARQNGRVVAALNTAKEIILHRVGNSRPGTKLSRYLKLYFLAQDIHERASSSHYPYNALADAFFHSDVMFRCQRLLRQQGVACQRLSDSIKLRQPFVYDDSFAEALSDLHASLEHLRIQSNPAWRGLLRSLRALAANLGTLDRLLSDASNPDTLADATDSSLLDRSPRNLKDVWSRLRQHLTPTSLIFRHALRLPLALSIGFGMVHWIHPSQGYWIILTTLFVCQPSYGATRRKFSQRIIGTAIGLAVGWALFDLFPNPLVQSMFAVVAGVVFFINRTTRYTLSTAAITLMILFCFNQVGDSYGLFLPRLFDTLVGSVIAAAAVFLFLPDWQGRRLNQVLANTLSCNSQYLRQIMQQYAQGKSDDLAYRLARRNAHNADAALSTTLANMLMEPGHFRKDADMGFRFLVLSHTLLSYLSGLGAHRDTELPVEMREHLIEGAGRRIADSIDLIAQGLAAKLPVAVQSDEEEALANELEQMPDDIDENQRLVQTQLALICRQLGPLRTLAAHLVKAP